GTGTGATCGGTACCAACGAACTTCGCGACCTCCTGGACGTACGGCCCGTCAGGTGTGCCGCACATCGGGCCGGGGGTGAAGTTTTCAGTGTAGCCGACGAAGTCGAGGGCGAAGGATCGGATCCGGTCGCCGTCAAAGCGCGCGGCCAGCGCGGTCAAAGCGGAGGAGTCCAGCCCGCCCGACAAGAGCGTGCCTAGTGGCACGTCAGCGATAAGTTGCCGCTGGACCGTGTCCTCGAGCAGCTCGCGGACGCATCCAATTGTGGTAGGGACGTCATCGGTGTGCCCGCTGTCGGTGAGCTGCCAATAGCTCATCTGCTGGGTACCTTCGCGGGTCACGCGGACGATGTGGCCGGGCCGTACCTTACACATGCCGCGGAACACGGAGTTGTACGGGTCGGCCGCGGAACAGAGGGTGCGACGAAGCCCGTCGGCGTCCATGACCCGTTCCGCGAGCCTATTGGCGAGGATCGCCTTTGGCTCGGAGCCGAACAACACTCCGTGCTCGGTGGGGTAGTAGTAGAGCGGCTTGATGCCAAGCCGATCGCGTACGAGAAGCAGTTCGCGCTTGGCGGCATCCCAGAGTGCGTAGGCGAACATCCCATTGAGTTCGCTCACCGCAGTGCACGGGTCCTCTCGGCCCCACTCGCGGTGGGCGTGCAGCACCACCTCGGTGTCACTGCTCGTGTCGAACCGATGACCCAGGGCGGCGAGCCGTTGGCGCAGCTCGCGGTAGTTGTAAGTCTCGCCGCCGTAGACGAGCACCAAGGCGGGTTGGCCGTCCTCCTGGAGCGTCATCGGCTGGCGGCCGCCCTGGATGTCGATGACCGCCAGGCGGCGGTGTCCCAGCGCCGCGGGCCCGTCAATCCAAGTTCCCTCATCGTCTGGACCGCGGTAAGCCATGGTGGCCGTCATGTCGGCAAGCTCCCTACGCGCGTCGGGATCTCCTAGGTCACGTTCGAAATCAATCCACCCACAGATGCCGCACATTTTTTTTGGCTCCTTTGCCTTGGGTATTATCGCTCAACTTTGAGGCCCACGGGGCACGGCACCCCGCGAACAACCGATGAATCTTCGCACCCGCCTCATCGACTCAACTTGAGTAAACTCGATGAGCCACGACGGTTTATTCTCAATGCGCCGGCAAACGCCTCCCTAGTTGCTTCGGGAAATGCATCGACGGGACTAAGGAAAGTGGGTCGGACACGCTGCGGTAGTCAGCCGCCGCTGTTGAGTGACCGCGGTCTTCCATGTTCTCTCCTCCGCAGCCTGTTGCATCGGGTGCGGTCCCTTGAGGACAAAGCTGCCGACGTAAGGCTGCGGTTCTGACGCCACCGTTAGCGGGGCGCCACCGAAGCTCTATCACGTTACGGCAACGCATAAAGTTATTTTGGGTTAAGTGAGGATTACGCTGCAATTTCGGAAGTGTAAAATTGGAAAAGAATGCTTAATGGTTAACATCGTCCGCCTCATTCTCTCAAGCTAGCCATTATGCGGTATGTTTCTTTGGTGCCTATTCGTCCAGCTATTCTTCCTTCGAGCGGCCTTAGAGTCCGTTTTGAAATTCAGGGAGCGTTTCTGCGGATGAGATTGCCGCCCATAGCGATAAGGATCATAGCCTGAGAGAGTCGATGCGCTTCTCGTAGTCGCGCACGAAGCGGCGCCATCTTGTCATCCAGCCGAAGGTGCGCTCGACAACCCAGCGGCGGGACAAAACTTCGAAGCCCTTCTGGTCGTCAGATCTGCGGATGATCTCTACCACGAAGTCCAGATAGGCGGCCTCGCGCCCGGCTCGCTCGCGGTCCAGCATCAGCGCCACGTCGTGGATGGTCTGGAACAGAAGCGCCGCGCCAATTCGCGAAACGAGCCGTAGACCGTCTGCCAGGCGCGCCGAGATGGATCGGCAGCATCCGTCTGCCGCAACCCGAGCGCACAAGGTAGCGCACCGCGTTGATCACCTCACGGAAATCAACCTCGCGCGGACGGCCGCGACGCCTAGGCTTGGGCATCAGCGGAGCGATCTGTTCCCACTCCTCATCCGTCAGATCGGACGGGTAGTGCTTGGTCTTCTTGGCGATCTTGGGCGTCGAGCATCGGTCGCATAAGGGATTGAATAACCCGGCGGAGAATGCACATGTGCCGCTGCGAAAACGGGAGCGGATGTGGAAAGCTTCCGATCACCAGAAGCACTGCAACGCTTCGTTTCGATCTTCTCGGCTCTGCGCAATCTCTTCGTTCCGCCCCGCTCAAAACGCTCCGCTCTCGCTACACATGTTCACCGCCGGCAGGCCATGGCGGAATGGAAAGCCGTGGCCATGGTCAACTGACATCAGCGGCCACAGGTCTCAACGCGTGTATATGCAGACAACGTGACATCGCCGTGCAGTGGCCCGAACCGATCGCCAGAATCGTTCGGAGATCTGCGCGGGGGATCACTGCAATTCAACCACGTTTCACATTGTCGTATGTCCGACGACGTCGGACATACGACAATGCAGTATTAGAGGCATCGTTTTTTGTTTTGACCTGACTTTCTCCTTGGCTCGGTACATGCATGGATATCCGCAGGTTCCTCATTGCGGTTTGAAACTATGTCGCTAACACAAGACGTTGCCAGTACGGTCGCCAGCCTCACCTACGACGAACTGCCGGCAGCAGTAGTCGACAAGACGAAGCTTCTCGTCCTCGACCATGTCGGCTGCATGATCGCGGGAAGCACTAGCCGCGGGGCGAGACAAATGACGCCCTATCTCGCGCGTCTCGATTCCGGTGGTCCCAGCACTGTTTTCGGCACGTCATTATGCTTCCATCCTGCCAATGCCGCTCATGCCAATGCCCACAGCGCCAGCATGCTTAGCCTGGATGATTCCTACGTCCTTTTCGGGCATCCCGGCGCCTCCATTATCCCGGCTGCGCTCGCCGTTGCCGAAGAGGTAAACAGCTCCGGCAAGGAGCTGATCGCCGCGATTGTCGGTGGCTATGAAATGTCGCTGCGCCTTGGCACGGCCATGCGGCCTACCGAAGATCGCGCCCGCCACGTCAACGGTCTTGCGACTTGGCAGATTTTCGGCGCCTGCACGGCAACAAGCCTGTTGCACCGATTCAGCGCCGTGCAAATCGCCGATGCTTACGGACTGACGCCGATGCATGCTCCGCTTCCCTTTGGACGCAAATTCCAATCCCGGCCGATGAGCTTTTTGAAGAACAATTACGGTTGGGCGAGCAAGGGGGCCATCACTGCTGTTGACCTTGTGCGCGAGGGCTTCCACGGGAACCGCACCATCTTCGACGGCGACGACGGCTTCTGGGCCATGGCCGGTTCCGACCGCTTTGAACCCCAGAACATGCTTGACCGGTGGGGAGAACGTTACTTCATCCTTGAGACCGGCTTCAAACCTTATGGCGTCTGCCGCTGGATCCACACCGCGATCGACTGCCTGCGCGCGCTGCAGACACGCCATCGTTTCGGCCATGCCGACATCAGGGGCATTGATGTCGAAACCGTGAGCCAGTTCGTTCGTGACTTTGATGGCCCCTGGCCGCAATCCACCATCGAGGCGGCATTTCATATCCCCTATGCGCTCGCTCTCGAACTGCACGACAAGTCCTCCGCGACCGGCCTCCGCGAAGACGACCTGGCTGACGAAGGTGTTAAACAAACCGCGGCACGGACCAGCCTTTCAACCCTCGCCGGTGCCGATGAGAAATTTTATGCGGAAAGGCTCCTGCCGGCCCGCGTCAGCGTCACCCTTCAGAATGGCAAAACGCTTTCCGCCCAGGCCGACGTTCCAACCGGCGCCCCCGGCGGGCCCGCTTTTGGACAGGCGGAAGTAGAAACGAAGTTCCTCGCGCTGGCTAGCCCCGTCATCGGCGGTATCAAGGCCGCGCGTCTGAAGGAGGCCCTCCTTGAATTGGAGGGCCTCTCCACCCGCGACGCACTGAAGCCTTGCACCATGACGTGATCTCCGCACGGGTGCAAGACCGCAAACAGGCGGCACCCCTTCTTCACACCGCAAACCAATCAGCATGAGGTTGCAAAATGTCCTCTCAGAGTATCGTCCCAGCGAAATCCGTTCAGAAAGGATCTTCCGAGAAGTTCGTCTACGCCAACGCACGCGGGGTCACCGAAACGTTCAATGTGTCGCATGGGAAAGGTATCTTCTTCTGGGATACCAACGGCAAGCGCTATTTCGACGGTTCCTCCGGCGCGGTCGTTGCCAATCTCGGCCACGGGAATGAGCGCGTCCGCGATGCGATGATCGATCAGGCCAATCGCATCAGCTATGTAATCCGTACGGCATTTACCAGTGAATCAACCGATACGCTCCGAAAGTTGATCGCGGACCTCGCCGGACCTGGATTCGATCAGACTTTTCTCGTTTCCGGCGGTTCGGAAGCAGTCGAATCCGCCATCAAGCTCGCGCGCCAATACGCGGTGGTCAGCGGACAGCCGAAACGCCGGAAAATCCTTGCGCGCTTGCCAGGATATCACGGCGCGACGCTTGGCGCCGCTGCTGTCACCGGCGATCCTGACCGGGATGAGATTTTCGGCCCGATCATGCAGATAATGCCTAAGGTGCCAGCGCCACTGAGCTATCGCCTCCCTGAAGGCTTTGATGTCAGTTCCTATGCCGACTACTGCGCGGACGCGCTCGAGCAACAGATTCTTGCGGAAGGTGAGGAGACGGTGCTCGCCTTCATCATGGAGCCGGTCGGCGGTATCGCAACCGGCGCCTTAGTTGCGCCGGATAGTTATTATTCCAAAGTCCGGGAGATTTGCGATCGCCATGGCGTGCTGCTAATCTTCGATGAGGTGATGTGTGGCGCCGGCCGAACCGGAACCTTCCTTGCCGCTCATCATTGGCCAAGCGCCCTGCCCGACATCGTCGTCTGCGCCAAAGGTTTGAGCGCCGGCTATACGCCGCTTGGTGCCATGATCGCTCCCAACAGGATATTCGACAAGGTCGCCGAATCCGGCGGTTTTTTACACGGCCACACCTACTGCGGAAATCCCCTCTCCTCGGCGATTGGTGTCGCGGTTCTCAAGGAGATGCTCGAGCACGATCTGATGGGCAATGCCAAGCGGATGGGCGTCGTGCTGCGCCGAAAGCTCAACGCGCTGAAGGATCAGAGCACCACCATTGGTGACGTACGGGGTATGGGCCTCCTCAACGCGGTTGAGATCGTTGAGGACCAGGCAACCAAGGCAATTTATCCTCAGGCATCCTATCGAGTTTCGGAGATCGCTCGCGAACTTGGGCTTCACATCTACGCGCGCCGCACCGCCAGCGGAAAGTTTGGGGAATGGTTCATGGCAGCTCCTCCGCTCATTACAACCGAGCCGGAAATCGACCTCTTCATAGAGCTTCTCACTGAGACGTTCCGAGTTTTTGAGAGCAAGAGTTGATAACGCGGCCGCCTATCAATAGTTTGCTGATGCAATCCATGTTGGCCGGTGTGCAGGAGCCAATCCCTCTGACACCGGCTTGCGTGCCTGGGTAAGGACATCATCGAACCAGCGACGGGCTGGCGCCGCGATTTCCATCCCTATCCTCGGCGTTATGAACTTAACTCGCGTCGGGGATTTGCGGCTTAGACCGACGTCAGGAACACCGCACCCGTCCGCTACAAGCGCCATCGTTACCCGCCGCAGATCATCGCCAATGCAGTCTGGCTCTACTCCAGGTTCCCCTTGAGCCTGCGTCTGGTCGAGGAAATGCTGCTGGAGCGCGGCATCGTGGTTTCGTATGAGACAATCCGCCGGTGGGCATCAAGTTCGGTCGGGATTACACCCGCCCGCTTGTGCCGCAAGCAGCACAGCCGAAACGATGTCTGGCACCTGGACGAGGTCGTCATCACCATCGCCGGCAAACACTGGTTGTGGCGCGCCGTCGATCAGGATGGCTATGTGCTCGACGAGATCGTCCAGAACCGCCGCAACGCCAAAGCGGCCAAGCGCTTGCTGACGCGGCTGCTGAAGAGGCAGGCGCCGCGCCGAAGCGCATGATCACCGACCAGCTGCGCTCCTACGGCGCAGCCAGGCGACAGGTGATGCTGGGCGTCGAGCATCGGTCGCACAACGGATTGAGCAACTGGGCGGAGAATGCACATGTGCCGCTGCGCGAACGGGAGCGGATTATGCGAGGCTTCCGATCACCAGGAGACTGCAACGCTTCGTCCGCCCCGCTCCGCTCAAAACGCTCCGCTCTCGCTACACATGTTCACCGCCGGCGGGCCATGGCGGAATGGAAAGCCGTGGCCGTGGTCAGCTGACATCAGCGGCCGCAGGTCTCAACGCATGTGAATGCAGACAACGTGACATCGCCCCATGCGGCGATAGCTGCCGTCTCCGCGAAAAACGCCCCGAAACCAACGAAACAGTGGAATGTCATTCCCTCTTGAAGAACGTCGGTAGATCGCTCCAAACTGATATTGCTGCGTTCGGTCCAAGGGGCACCAGCTTGATATCCGGTTCGCTGCCAGGCTCCGTTGTGCGCGTCGCGGGCACTGGCATGGCTGTGGAGTTCGAGAACGGGCGCGACCAGCGCCGCGATGTTGCGACGGGCGGGTCCTCAGCAATGTATCCTCTGTTGTTGTCTATGCCGCCGCAAATTTCCCCAAAAGTTGGAGTGAGCCCCTTGGGGTGGACACGGATCAGGCTGCTGATTTGCCAGTCTGCCGGATGTGTTGATCCTCGAACTGTTTGGGGCTCAAGTAGCCGAGCGCTGAATGGAGCCGGCGCTTGTTGTAGACCTCCTCGATGAAGTGCGGAAGATGTTCAGTTATGCCATCTGATAGACCGCCTTCGACCTTCAGCGTTTTCATGAAGCTCGCGGCCGTAGCGTTGTCGTAAGGTTCCCCGGCGACCCATCGAGCCGATTAGGGCGTTTGGGGCCAGTGTCTCGCGGTAGCGCTCGGCAGCATACTGCGAGCGGCGGTCCGAATGGTGGACCATGCCCGGCGGCGGCTTTCTCCGGTCAATGGCCGCCTTTAAGGCTGCAACCGTCAGCCGGGCGTCGATCGACCGACCGATGGCCTAGCCGACGATCAAGGCGGCGGTTCATTGCCACCACCGACAGTGACCACGACGGCCCGATCTTCCCGAACCTGGCCAAGGACATCACCTATGTCGCCTTGCCGGCCCGGTTCATCTGCGTCGCTATCATCCTTGATATCTGGTCGCGGTTTATAGCCGTAGAACTCGAACTCGTCTCAGATCGCGAACATCGCTTCGACGACCGCAGTGTCGTCGGCGGCCTTTCTGGGTGGTCATAACAAGTGGAGCGCGCGATTCCCACCAGCCGGCATCCTTCCGCGACGGATGCCGCGGGGCCGGTGATGACGGATGTAGTCCCGTTTTTCGGCAGTGGTATGCTTTTTAGAGCCCCTTTAGGAACTCCAACTCCAACTCCAGCGCCTGCTTGCCGACCAGCCGCTCCAGCGCCGCGATCCGGCCCTCGTATTCCTGGATGAGGTCGGCGGCCTGCGCATCGTCGTCAAATGCGCCTTGCTCGTCCTTCTGAATCCAGGTGCGGATACGGTTGCGCGACGCGTCGTGGCGTTTTGCCAGAGCATGCAGCGTTTCGTCGGCGAGGAATTCCCGCGCCACCTGACATTTGAATTCGGCGCGGTTACAGCGGAGGGTACGGTCCGCTCTACTACGCGCCGGGCGAGGCCTACCAGTTCGACTGGAGCCACGAGATCGTCTTGATCAACGGTGTCACTGTGACGGTGAAGGTCGCCCATCTCCGTTTCTGCCACAGCCGGACGCTGTTCGACGCGCACGACAAGGCCTTCGCCTTCTTCCGCGGCACCTGCACGCGCGGCATCTACGACAACATGAAGAGGCGGTAGAGACGGTCTTCGTCGGCAAGGACCGGCAATACAATCCCCGCTTCCTGCAGGTGGGCAGCCACTATCTGGTCCACCCGGTCGCCTGCACGCCCGCATCCGGGTGGGAGAAGGGACAGGTCGAGAACCAGTTGGTCTCGTGCGCGAGTCCTTCTTCACGCCGCGCCTGCGCGTCAAAAGCCTGGAGGAACTGAACGGCTGGCGCATCGTCATCCCGAGCAGACCGACCGGACGATCTGGCAGGCCTTAGAGGTCGAGCGCGGCTCGCTGGTCGGTTATGCCGGACCGTTCGACCTTTCCACTCGACCTCGGTCTCGGTGTCGAAGACCTGCACGGCCGCTTCCGCTCCGCCCATGCGTCCGGCATCACTCACGGCGCCGCCGCACGCTGCTGATGAGCGAAACGGAGGCCGCAAGGCGTGGCATCACCCCGCTGGCGGGCTCGCCCTCCGTGGCGCTCACTCCCATTTGACAACGAGGCAAAATCGATTAATTTTTGTTACAAAACAGTTACACAAAACAGTTACACTTGGGAGGAGTGGGAGCGTATGAATGCCCTTGAGCAAATCGCTTGGGCGAAGGAATTCGAGGAGGTCCTTGCCCCGCCGGAAATGGCTGGATTCGGGCGCCGCTGGATACCGCCTTCCAGGTATGCGGCGGGTCACGAAGACTGTTTCCAGATAGAGCCCAGCTTTCTGCTGACGACCAAGCACTTCAGGATGCGCGAAGAATGCTTCGAGACCCATCGGGGCACCGACCGCTTGGTGTTCCTCTATCATTTGGACGGACGCCGTACCATCTCCCCATCAAGGGGCGAAGCACTTAAGCTACAGAAGCCCACCTTGGTCGCCTACTTCCACCCCAAAGGCGTCGACGCGATAAGTCAATGGGCCGAAAGCCAGTCGGAGACGGCGCTGGCTCTCGGCTTTGACCCGCAAGATCCGCCACGTGTTGTGGCCGAATTTTCTGATCAGCTAACGGTCCTGCAGGACCTGATGCACGATGCTGCCGGCCGATTTACCTGGATCGAGCTTCCGATCTGTTCGGAAATGGAGAAGGTCGCGAGATCAGTCATATTTCGCAGCATCGGTCAGCATTTTGTGCATCATTATGTCTCGGCAAAGGCCAAGGAGTTGCTTTGCATCACTTTAGACAATCTACTTTCACCGCGTTTTGTAAAATCTGGCACCGCCCTCGGTATGGACGAGCGGATGGAACGCCTTAAAACCATATTTGACGGAGATTTAAAGAGCAAACTTCCGATCTGTAAGCTCGCAGAGGAATTCAACATCTCGAGCCGGAGCGTCAACAAGGCGTTCGCGGATCGATACGGCATCAACGCCTCCGATTACCGGGCTATGGTGCGCTTGTCAAAGGCTGTCGATCTCCTCGTCAACACCACGATGCCGCTGAAGATGATCGCCTACGAAGTCGGCTACGACCATGCTTCCAACTTCTGCCTGGCGTTCAAGAAGCACTACGGCTACACGCCCAAGGAAATTAGAAGAAGCGGTCTATTGCAGGATGCCGCCCAATCTGAGACGATGGCGGGGTCTCCGGATTAAGGGCCGCGTGCTGATTTCGTTCAAGCTTGGCGCTCGTTGCTGGCAACGCGGTCAGCGGCTGGGTTGGTGAGAACCATCGGCTTCGCTCAATCTATTTTGAAGCGTCGTGACAATCCGTTGTCATGACCTTTGCCGTGAGCGTGCTCGACCATTTCGATGCAGTCCGGATTGAGCCAAGCCAAGGCTCGGAGTGCCCCAGCAAACCTAATGTCGCCAGAGGTTGGTACGCGCGCCAGACAACGCTTGAACTCGTCAATACAAAGATGCTGAATCAAAGTCAGATACTTCTTTTTTCCGGTCGGCGAACTTGTCCTGTGGGCAATAAGCACATCCGAGGATGCAGTCTGTTGTCGTGGATATTCCCTAACTCAGTCGATGAATCCAACTCCTCCGGTTCCCCAAGAAGATCCCAACGCAGCAATCTGGCAGAACCCAATAGAAAAGAAATCATTTCTACTCTGCAGTACGGCAAAATCGAAATCTGTCGAGCGTTAGCCGTCGCGAAAGGTGTAGCTGTAGCCGTTGATCGCCGGAGCGCCGCCGAGATGCGCGTAGAGGACTCGCGACCCGTCTGGAAAGAACCCCTTCTGGGTGAGGTCAACCAAACCTTGCATTGATTTGCCCTCGTAGATAGGGTCGATAATTATGCCCTCGAGCCGCGCACACAGGCGGATGGCATCCTTCGTTCCCTCGGACGGAATGCCATAACACGGGTACGCGTACTCTTCGAGCAACACCACGTCATCGTCAGCGATTTCCGTGCCGAGGTTGACAAGCTCTGCGGTATGCCGGGCAATTTGTTGCACCTGCGCCTTGGTTCCAACGGGGGTAGCCGAGGCATCGATACCGATCACGTTGCACTGTCGCCCGTCTTTGGCGAACCCAACCACCATGCCGGCTTGCGTTGAACCCGTAACGGTGCAAACCACGACATAGTCAAAGGCAAATCCAAGCTGCTTCTCCTGTACGCGCACCTCTTCCGCAAACCCGACATAGCCGAGACCGCCATACTTGTGAACCGACGCACCGGCTGGGATCGCATAGGGTCTACCGCCCCTTTGCGTCACCTCGTCTAGCGCCTGTTCCCAACTGCGGCGGATGCCGACGTCAAAGCCCTCATCAACCAGACAAACCTCTGCTCCCATGATCCGACTCAAGAGAATGTTGCCGACGCGGTCGTAAACGGCATCCTCATGCGGCACCCAACTCTCCTGTACGAGGAGGCACTTCATGCCGATCTTAGCGGCGACTGCGGCGACCATCCGCGTATGGTTCGACTGCACACCGCCGACGGAGACAAGCGTATCGGCCTTGGACGCGATCGCGTCCGGGATGATGTATTCCAGCTTGCGGAGCTTGTTTCCACCGAACGCGAGACCCGAATTGCAGTCCTCGCGTTTGGCGTAGATCTCCACCTTTCCCCCTAGATTCTTGCTGAGGCGGTCAAGTTTCTCGATGGGCGTAGGCCCAAAGGTAAGCGGGTAGCGTTCGAACCTATCCAGCATGTTCTCTCCAATGTTATGTAATCGAGCTGAAGCTCGTTATGCGCACGCGCTCTAAGGGCGTTTTTCTTGCTTGAGGTCGACTGAGCTCTTCAATGTCCCAGATCGGCCCCGTTGGTATTTCCAGCGACGCCGAAGCAATCACACTCCGGAGTACCAGCGACGTCTACGGAGCGGGAAAGCGCATCACCCTCGCGTTGGAACGATCTGAATGCGGCATTCGCTCAGTGACGATGTCAATGGCTCGTCCAAAGTAGCGCGAGTCTGAGCTCTGTTTTGTCATTGTCCGCCCGAGCGAGCGGCGACGTGCTACGCGTTTGACCAAGGGGCATCTCGGACGTTTCATTCATCACGCTCATGATACTCTTGCGCCTGGCAGCGAACTTTCCGGCAGTGCTCAGCCCTTTGCGCTCCTTTCTGAGCGCAGCCATACCGCCAGATCAGAAACAGCAAGCTTCCGAAATAAGCGACCTGGAGAAGCAGCCAACTGACGAGCGTTATGACCACTACTTTGCGGATGGAAAGCGAGAGGAAGTAGACCGCTAGCGCGTTGTTGCACAGGACCAGCAGCAGGACGCGACAGAAGACTCTGAAGTGCACAGCCGTTCTCCTGGTTTGTCCATCGGATCATGCCGCGAGCTTGTCAGCCGCAACATGGGTCTGGCAGTTCTTCGGGCACACGCGGGCGCAGGCTCCGCAACCGATGCAGCGGCCCGCTTGGTCGACGACCATGATCATGCGATTTAGCTCACCATCGAAGTCGTCGTCCTCGTCATCGGAGATACCGAGGATTTCACCCGCGTCATCGACCCCGTAAAGGTGCATGACGTCGCGAGAGCAGACCTTGAAGCAGCGGCCACAGCCGATGCAGGTGGCGCCATCGATAGCGGTCATATATTCCGGCATCCAGTGCGAGCCGTCGCGGGTGAGGAAAGGGCTCGTCACGATGAGTTCTCCAAAGCACTGAGCTCTCTCTTCGCAGCGTCCAACTCGGCAAAGGCCCGAAACGTTTTCTCGGCGACCATTTTGATCTCGGTCCAGTTGCCTGGGAGGTCCTCGGCGAGGTCGTGCAATTCCATCTTCGCCGTTCCCGCTCGCGACTGCAGCTTTCGGACCTTCTTCCGCTGTTCTTCAAGGTCTGACATGACATACTTCCTCGTACCGGTCCTGTCACGCCCGTGCCACGTTTGGATAGGCTTCAATGGCCGCGACCACATCATCGACCAGTTTCGCACCTGCCTCAGCGAGTTTGCGAAGCGTATGAAAGCCGAACCGATGGACGTCGCGAAGGGTCTTGGAGAGAACGACCAACCGCCCCGTCGTGAGGAGTACGCGGCCGAAGCCCTCATGGTTCATCATCATGGTCGACGATACCACTAGGCCGGAGCGTTGCTCGATCACAAGCCCAACGCAGGTGCAGAAAATCTGGAGCCTCCACAGCACGGGTCGGGATCGCCGAGGATTGGGATCTCACGCGCTGCTTCTTGGTGACGATGAAGTCGGCCAGCAGCTCAGCAGCCGCCTTACCTTCCCACGATCCGTAGGAATCCTGCGCACGGATCAACCGCATGAGGCACTTGAGGAAAGGCGTGGCAAGGGCCGTCTCGTCCTCGTGCACAGCAGGGCCATCCGCGGTAGCTTTCGGTCTTTTCATCGTTCAGTCCTCATCCTCAAAGGACGAATTCATTCGGCTACGCCTGCTTCGGGCATACTTGCGCGGGGCGGTCTATTTCACGCAATGATGTCCCCGTGACCGACCTGGACGCGTCCTCATCTGCGAGATTGCCGGCTGGAAGTTGGTGAGGACCTCGCCACGCAGCCAGTTCTCCACTTTGATCGAGGGAGTCGGCGACTCCATCTGTGATACCATGTTGCTCTCCAGAGCTATTGCCAAAGGTTGCGTGACTTCATGCGAGCTTGTTTCCCTCTTAGAGAGGGGGCGCACGGGTTCACGACGTCCGCGTGCAGCCAGCCTTCACTGAGTGTGGCCGCATCTCAAATAGCAAGGGCCGTGCCACAGGCTCGGCGCGCAGTAAGTGCATGTTTACGCCTTAAAAAAGACTCCATGTGCCACGATGGCCGGTTGTACTGAACCCGACATGTTTCTGCCGCTGTCAGGTTTTGGACACGCATGCGCTTCACCCGTTCGCTATTTAGCCGTCGGGTACCTCGAGCGAGTAGCCGGCGGACCTGATGGTACGAATGACGCTGCCGGGCGAGGCTGTCTTCAGCGCCTTTCTGATCCGGCTGATATGGACGTCGACGGTGCGTGCACCGATATGAATATTGTCCGGCCAGGCCGCGTCAATGAGCTCGTCTCGGCTGAAGACCTTGCCAGGAGCTTCAAGCAAATGCCGCAGCAGGTTGAACTCGATCGGTCCGAGATGGATTTCGTGGCCATTACCGCGAACTCTGTGGGCATCGAGCTTCATCTCAAGGCTGCCGCAGCAGAGCCAACTGCCG
The sequence above is drawn from the Sinorhizobium chiapasense genome and encodes:
- the fdxB gene encoding ferredoxin III, nif-specific; this translates as MTSPFLTRDGSHWMPEYMTAIDGATCIGCGRCFKVCSRDVMHLYGVDDAGEILGISDDEDDDFDGELNRMIMVVDQAGRCIGCGACARVCPKNCQTHVAADKLAA
- a CDS encoding exopolysaccharide production repressor protein gives rise to the protein MHFRVFCRVLLLVLCNNALAVYFLSLSIRKVVVITLVSWLLLQVAYFGSLLFLIWRYGCAQKGAQRAEHCRKVRCQAQEYHERDE
- a CDS encoding CCE_0567 family metalloprotein; this translates as MSDLEEQRKKVRKLQSRAGTAKMELHDLAEDLPGNWTEIKMVAEKTFRAFAELDAAKRELSALENSS